The genomic DNA TGTAGGGCAGCACGTCCCCCTCCCACAGCCGCCACGGCGAGGCCCCCGGCCGAGGCGACGTGGCCCGCGCCCAGGCGGCGCTCGCCTGGAGGTCCACGAAGTCGCGCAGGGTGAAGCGCGCGGTGACGAAGGCGCCCAGGCGCTGAGAGGGGCCCACGGGCTGATTGCGGCCCGCCGTCTCATCGAAGACGAGATCCCGTGACACACGGGTGGTGAACACGGCGCCACGCGCCTCCCACTCGGGGCCCGAGCTCTCGTCACTTCCCCGCCGCCAGCCCAGGCCCGTCTCCGCCGACGCCACGCGGGCATAGGGAGCGAACTCCGCGTCGGACAGCGCCGCCGCGTCGCTCGAGCGCGCGCCCAGCCCCGCGCTGGTGAGCCAGGTGAGCGCGGGCGTCAGCCGCACCTCGGCGCTGGCACGGGGACTCGCGAAGAAGCCATACGCCTCCACGGACTCCTCGGGCAGGCGGGCGCCCTGCCGATCCGTCGTGGGCCGGTTGCGGTCCTCCACGCCAAAGAGGAAGGTGTCCAGGCGCAGGCCGCCCCGCAGGGTGAGCCAGGACAACGGCAGGGCGCGCAGCGAGGCGTAGGCGCCCAGGTTCGTCGTGCGCACCTGGTTGTCGAAGAGCGTGCGGTAGGGCGCGCCACCGTTCGCGCGCAGGCGCCGGGAGCGGGTGTGCACGTCGTCGAAGCGCGCCACGTAGCCCAGTTCCAGCGGCATCGGCTGCGCGCCCAGTCTCAAGCCTGGCGTGTAGCGCCCGCGCAAGCCCACGGTGGAGCCCTCATAGGATTGCTCGGTGCCGTCGCCCCGCTGGGACTCGCCCACGGGCGGCTCGTCGTTGAGGAAGCCGGTGAAGTTCTCCCGGATGCGCGACTGCCGCATCATCGCGAAGGCCTGCTGCACGAAGCGCCCGCCCCCCTGGAGCCGGGTCTGGAGTTCCGCCGAGGCGAGGTGCCGCTGTCCCGCGCCCCCCTGGTTCGGGTCATACAGGCAGAAGAACTGCGAGTCCGCGTCGGCCGCGCACGGCAGGCGCCCATCCACCACATCCGTCTCGCGCACCACGCCCGCCGAGCCGAAGCGCCCCGCGTAGCTCGTGCCCAGCAAGCGCAGCCGCGTGTCCTCGCTCACCCGCAGCTCCACCTGGGCCATGATGCCCGCGTTGGCGTAGGCCCGGTTGGGACCGAAACCGGGCCCCTGGCGCAGCAGCAGGCCCACGAAGGTGGATTCACTCGACTCCGGAGGTCCCCACACGAGTGACAACCGGCGCGCGGCATAGCTGCCCATTCCCGCGCTCGCGGTGAGGCCACGCCGCTCCAGGCCGAGCTGGTACTCCACCGTGCCCGCC from Melittangium boletus DSM 14713 includes the following:
- a CDS encoding TonB family protein, producing the protein MWISPLLLCLLGAVAEPAVTPPTVLEAAAPVWPAEVAVPAGPVTVLLRLTIDEAGEVSRVDVRESAGPPFDRGAMETALRWRFQPARRGDVAVEVQADVPVTFEPPEPPAVAGTPPPLEESPPPEAPPVPAAFATTVRGRAAAPPPAAVSDFQIPVGQLADVPRHSASDLMLLAPGVMLANHGGEGHAESIFIRGFDAGEGKDVELRLNGVPLNEVSHAHGHGYADTYFIIPELVRSLRVTEGPYDPAQGDFGVAGTVEYQLGLERRGLTASAGMGSYAARRLSLVWGPPESSESTFVGLLLRQGPGFGPNRAYANAGIMAQVELRVSEDTRLRLLGTSYAGRFGSAGVVRETDVVDGRLPCAADADSQFFCLYDPNQGGAGQRHLASAELQTRLQGGGRFVQQAFAMMRQSRIRENFTGFLNDEPPVGESQRGDGTEQSYEGSTVGLRGRYTPGLRLGAQPMPLELGYVARFDDVHTRSRRLRANGGAPYRTLFDNQVRTTNLGAYASLRALPLSWLTLRGGLRLDTFLFGVEDRNRPTTDRQGARLPEESVEAYGFFASPRASAEVRLTPALTWLTSAGLGARSSDAAALSDAEFAPYARVASAETGLGWRRGSDESSGPEWEARGAVFTTRVSRDLVFDETAGRNQPVGPSQRLGAFVTARFTLRDFVDLQASAAWARATSPRPGASPWRLWEGDVLPYIPNLLGRLDASVRGTLTPFAQPVGWTLALGHSAIGPKPLPLNRSSEPVFLFDVAARARWRDWEWGMSVENLLDARWREAEFNYVSNFRGPDAPASLLAARHFSAGAPRTFLTTLTLHLDLIQEEPP